The Syntrophorhabdus sp. genomic interval CGGGCACCTTCGAATCCCTGCTCCGTGCCAGCGTGCTCGTTTCGCAGACGGGGGCCAACAACGTGGCCCCGGGGGAGAGGACATGATAGACGGCGTAGCCATCAAGATGCTGAAGGTGATCCCCGACGAGAGGGGCAGGCTCATGGAGATCCTCCGCAGTGACGACGAGATCTTCACGCGCTTCGGCCAGGTCTACATGACGACCACATATCCCCAGGTGGTGAAGGCGTGGCACTACCACGGGAAGCAGGACGACCTCATCG includes:
- a CDS encoding dTDP-4-dehydrorhamnose 3,5-epimerase; protein product: MIDGVAIKMLKVIPDERGRLMEILRSDDEIFTRFGQVYMTTTYPQVVKAWHYHGKQDDLI